A genomic stretch from Pelodiscus sinensis isolate JC-2024 unplaced genomic scaffold, ASM4963464v1 ctg85, whole genome shotgun sequence includes:
- the LOC102460464 gene encoding casein kinase II subunit alpha-like: MSGPVPSRARVYADVNTQRPREYWDYESHVVEWGNQDDYQLVRKLGRGKYSEVFEAINITNNEKVVVKILKPVKKKKIKREIKILENLRGGPNIISLLDIVKDPVSRTPALVFEHVNNTDFKQLYQTLSDFDIRFYMYEILKALDYCHSMGVMHRDVKPHNVMIDHEHRKLRLIDWGLAEFYHPGQEYNVRVASRYFKGPELLVDYQTYDYSLDMWSLGCMLASMIFRKEPFFHGHDNYDQLVRIAKVLGTEDLYDYIDKYNVELDPRFNDLLGRHSRKRWERFVHSENQHLVSTEALDFLDKLLRYDHQTRLTAREAMEHPYFYPIVKDPARLGPPAGLPASTTPVSSSSMLAGLTSLSAAQPLGSLAASPLLASPAPLGSPVPAAAGAQP, from the exons CAACCAAGACGACTACCAGCTTGTGCGGAAACTTGGCCGCGGCAAATACAGCGAAGTCTTTGAAGCCATCAACATCACCAACAATGAGAAAGTCGTGGTGAAAATCCTTAAG CcagtgaagaagaagaagatcaAGCGCGAGATTAAGATCCTGGAGAATCTCCGCGGTGGCCCCAATATCATCAGCCTGCTCGACATAGTGAAGGACCCCGTG TCTCGCACGCCTGCCCTCGTCTTCGAACACGTCAACAACACAGACTTCAAG CAACTGTACCAGACGCTGTCTGACTTCGACATTCGGTTCTACATGTACGAAATCCTGAAG gccctggatTACTGTCACAGCATGGGGGTCATGCATCGAGACGTCAAGCCGCACAACGTCATGATCGACCACGAGCACAGAAAG CTGCGCCTGATAGACTGGGGGCTGGCGGAGTTCTACCACCCGGGCCAGGAGTACAATGTCCGGGTGGCCTCCCGCTACTTCAAGGGACCAGAGCTCTTGGTTGACTACCAG ACGTACGACTACAGCCTGGACATGTGGAGCTTAGGCTGCATGCTCGCCAGCATGATCTTCCGGAAGGAGCCCTTCTTCCACGGCCATGACAACTACGATCAG ctGGTGCGGATCGCGAAAGTGCTGGGAACAGAGGACCTGTACGACTACATCGACAAGTACAACGTCGAGCTGGACCCCCGCTTCAACGACCTCCTAGGCAG ACATTCCCGCAAGCGATGGGAGCGCTTTGTGCACAGTGAGAACCAGCACCTGGTGAGCACGGAGGCCCTGGACTTCCTGGACAAGCTGCTGCGCTACGACCACCAGACCCGGCTCACTGCCCGGGAGGCCATGGAGCACCCGTACTTCT ATCCCATCGTGAAAGACCCCGCGAGGCTGGGCCCCCCCGCGGGACTGCCCGCCAGCACCACGCCTGTCAGCTCCTCCAGCATGTTGGCAG GGCTTACCTCGCTgtctgcagcccagcccctgggcagCCTGGCCGCCTCGCCCCTCCTCGCCTCTCCAGCGCCTCTGGGGTCGCCGGTTCCTGCTGCAGCCGGAGCACAGCCCTGA